The following nucleotide sequence is from Nitrosopumilus adriaticus.
TTAATCCGAATCAAGGCATACCGCAAGTTGCAGTATATTTTGATATAACACATTTGCCATACTGCATCTGGCGAAAACGTAAGAGGCTGACATATCACAGGGATACCCTCGAATCCAGATAGTTGCCTCATTGCGTTTCACCAAAAAGTGATTAAAAATGAAAAAAATGAATTTGAAAAATAAATCGCTTGGAATTCCCTTAGTAGCATTACTGTTTGTGTCTGTTTTTTCAACAGCAGCATATGCTGAAGATGCAAAGGATGTTTACGACCAAGCAAAACTGGCTGCAGAATTAGAGTTCAGTGAAACCATTCTAAAAGCAAAAGAAGAACTAAAAGCAATATCTGAACAATCATCTACTGATCCTGAAATTAAAAAGCAAGCTGAGAAAAATTATGACAAAATAGTTGCAGAGGCTAAGAGCATAAGAGATGAAAAAATTGCTCAAGCTTGGAAGACATACAAGGAAGAATCATCTACTGAAGTCAAGGATTCAAAACAAGCAAGAGATGAATTTACTAAAAAAATCAATGACGCAAAAATAGAATATGAGAAACAACTTGAAGACGCAAAAATTGCACATGAAAAATCCTTGTCTGATGCAACAAATGACCAAGACATCAAAGTGCTAGAAGAAGAATACGAAAAAATACTCGATGAGATAAAACAAGCATACAACAACGCAATAGCTACTGCAAATGAAGAATATCACAAAGCCAAAGAATCTCTAAAAAGCAGCACAAAGAATTCCTGATGATTTAATGATGCACTATCGATTTGATAGTGCATTAAAATCATCTAGAAAACTCAGTTAATTCAGCAATAACACAAGTTTTATTTTTTATTGAAATCCTGCATAATTTTTGGTAATTTATCATCAGGGTTTTTTTGTATGTTGTATTTTTTGCAAAACTCAAAATGATTTGGCCAGTTTGCTTTGGCAATTCTTCCAAAATCAGCACTGACCATTTTATCATACCAATCAATTATGATTATACCATACCCAAAGAAACGGCGAAGATACGTTCCAATCTCAGTTGGGATTTTGTTATTCAGTGTTAGAAAAGCAATTTCATCAAGCGTATTTAGATAATCATTTGCATATCTTTCACAGTCCTCTGTTGTTTGTAAAACGGTATTTTTTTCTAGTCTTTTAGTCAAATCTTCATGAAAAGAACGCAAAAGTTGAGAATATGTTGCCCTGGTGTTTTCTTTTGTAGTCCTCCAGGTAATCCACAAAGTAATTGCAAATATTGTCATAGTTACAGAGCTAATCATTACTGCCAAAACAGGAATCTCTATCGGAAGAGAGATTGATTGGAGATAGGCAGTACTGAAAATATCAAACATGTTTCTCATTGATTTGTGATTATTTGTATATGATCCTGTAGAAATTGTTTTTATTTGCTGATATGCTATGATAATCATGTCTTCTACTGAAATTGAGAATTTAGAGAAGGCATGTCAAAAAGTTTTAGAATTATCAAAAGTTCGATTTGTAGGAGTACTTAACCCGATGGGAAAGAAGATTGCAGGGGGTTTCAAAGAAGGTGTCACATCTTTTCTTCCAGACAAAGACAATCAAAAGATGTATGTTCAATTAATGCTCGAATACATGATGAGAAAAGACTTTGATAAGCAATTAGGTGAAATAGATTATATCGTTTCTAGAAGAAGCAATCTAACAATGATAAGTATCCCAACAAAAGAATACCTCGTCTTAATTTCTTGTCAAAGGGATGCCAGCGCTCAAGA
It contains:
- a CDS encoding DUF6659 family protein; translation: MSSTEIENLEKACQKVLELSKVRFVGVLNPMGKKIAGGFKEGVTSFLPDKDNQKMYVQLMLEYMMRKDFDKQLGEIDYIVSRRSNLTMISIPTKEYLVLISCQRDASAQEIINHVNSAFTTLPDIKP